A genome region from Blochmannia endosymbiont of Polyrhachis (Hedomyrma) turneri includes the following:
- the tsf gene encoding translation elongation factor Ts: MSNISSELIKELRERTNVGIMKCKQALINANGNIQLAIDNMKENGLIKAAKKSGKITKSGIVLTKISPNKRNGIILEINCETDFVSKNDKFNNFANIVAATALEKNISDINVLKNHFMEKQNILISIFDENIKIRRIAYIEGEMIGSYLHNQKIGVILSTTNCNTNSQLIKHIAMHIAANKPEYIDVHHIPTNIIEHEKNIQMNLAIQSGKTNDVAKKIVEGRIKKFVNEISLLNQIFIMDTQKTIANILKNNNINITHFIRFELGEGIKTTN; this comes from the coding sequence ATGTCAAATATCTCGAGTGAATTAATTAAAGAATTACGCGAGCGCACCAACGTGGGTATAATGAAATGTAAACAAGCATTAATTAATGCAAATGGTAATATTCAATTAGCAATTGATAACATGAAAGAAAACGGATTAATAAAAGCTGCAAAAAAATCAGGAAAAATCACCAAATCAGGAATAGTTTTAACTAAAATTTCACCAAATAAAAGAAATGGGATAATTTTAGAAATCAATTGCGAAACTGATTTTGTCAGTAAAAATGATAAATTTAATAATTTTGCCAACATTGTAGCTGCCACGGCTTTAGAAAAAAATATTTCCGACATTAATGTATTAAAAAATCACTTTATGGAAAAACAAAACATACTAATTTCCATATTTGATGAAAACATTAAAATACGAAGAATAGCTTATATCGAGGGAGAAATGATCGGAAGTTATTTGCATAATCAAAAAATAGGAGTAATACTTTCTACAACTAATTGTAATACAAACTCACAATTAATAAAACATATTGCAATGCATATTGCTGCTAACAAACCAGAATATATCGATGTACATCATATACCTACAAATATAATTGAACATGAAAAAAACATACAAATGAATCTTGCTATACAATCAGGTAAAACAAATGATGTAGCAAAAAAAATAGTTGAAGGACGTATAAAAAAATTTGTCAATGAAATTTCTTTATTGAACCAAATATTTATAATGGATACACAAAAAACGATTGCCAATATATTAAAAAATAACAATATTAATATTACACATTTCATTCGATTTGAACTAGGAGAAGGCATAAAAACAACAAATTAA
- the uppS gene encoding polyprenyl diphosphate synthase has product MSYQTNEKYKTEQSNLPRHVAIIMDGNGRWAETQGKLRILGHKAGVKAVRKAITFALDHNLDALTLYAFSSENWNRPKYEVSGLIKLFIYVLNTEIKNLHKYNIKLRIIGDINPFSAQLQSNIRNSEKLTSKNNRLTLNIAVNYGGRWDIVQSVKKIAIQVQKGILNPLDINEDIIYQYICMHELAPVDLVIRTGGEHRISNFLLWQIAYAELFFTDILWPDFNDAVFQRALNSFAQRKRRFGKII; this is encoded by the coding sequence ATATCGTACCAAACTAATGAAAAATATAAAACAGAGCAATCAAATTTACCACGTCATGTAGCTATTATCATGGACGGAAATGGACGATGGGCTGAAACACAAGGAAAATTAAGAATTTTGGGACATAAAGCGGGGGTGAAAGCTGTTCGAAAAGCTATAACATTTGCTCTAGATCATAATTTAGATGCATTAACTTTATATGCTTTCAGTAGTGAAAATTGGAACAGACCAAAATATGAAGTCTCCGGACTCATAAAATTATTCATTTACGTACTAAACACTGAAATAAAAAACTTACATAAATATAATATTAAACTACGTATCATAGGTGATATTAATCCTTTTAGTGCACAATTGCAAAGCAATATACGGAATTCTGAAAAATTAACATCAAAAAATAATAGATTAACATTAAATATTGCAGTAAATTATGGAGGACGATGGGATATTGTTCAAAGTGTAAAAAAAATTGCCATACAAGTTCAAAAAGGAATTTTAAATCCTCTCGATATTAATGAAGATATAATATACCAATATATCTGTATGCATGAATTGGCTCCAGTAGATTTAGTTATTCGAACTGGAGGTGAACACCGTATTAGTAATTTTTTATTGTGGCAAATAGCCTATGCTGAGCTATTTTTTACTGATATATTATGGCCTGATTTTAATGATGCAGTATTTCAACGTGCCTTAAATTCATTTGCGCAACGAAAACGGCGATTTGGTAAAATCATATGA
- the pyrH gene encoding UMP kinase, with the protein MAKKLTRKPIYQRILLKLSGEALQGTENHGIDPVVLKRITKEIKKVTQLGIQIGIVMGGGNLFRGADLIKSGMQRVLSDHIGMLGTIINGLVICNALTRIYVRSHVMSAIALQGLCEHYNWKKAINLLHKNQVVIFTAGTGNPLFTTDSAACLRGIEIEADVILKATKVDGVFSTDPILNPHAKLYDQLSYQDVLKQELKIMDLSAFTLARDHNLPIRIFNMNKLGALFRIVMGYNEGTLITNNTK; encoded by the coding sequence ATGGCAAAAAAATTAACGCGAAAACCAATTTATCAACGTATTTTACTCAAACTAAGCGGTGAAGCCTTACAGGGCACAGAAAACCATGGAATAGACCCCGTGGTTTTAAAACGAATTACCAAAGAAATAAAAAAGGTTACACAATTAGGTATACAAATCGGTATAGTCATGGGTGGGGGTAATTTATTTCGTGGTGCTGATTTAATAAAATCAGGTATGCAACGTGTTCTTAGTGACCATATAGGTATGTTGGGAACGATAATAAATGGATTAGTTATTTGTAATGCCTTAACACGAATTTATGTTAGATCACATGTAATGTCTGCTATTGCATTACAGGGATTATGTGAACATTATAATTGGAAAAAAGCTATCAATTTATTACATAAAAATCAAGTTGTCATTTTTACTGCCGGAACCGGAAATCCTTTATTTACTACTGATTCTGCCGCTTGTTTACGAGGAATAGAAATTGAAGCAGACGTAATCTTAAAAGCCACTAAAGTAGACGGAGTATTTTCCACTGATCCAATATTAAACCCTCATGCCAAATTATATGACCAATTAAGTTATCAAGACGTATTAAAACAAGAATTAAAAATTATGGATTTATCTGCGTTTACATTAGCACGCGATCATAATTTGCCAATACGTATTTTTAATATGAATAAACTTGGAGCACTATTTCGAATTGTCATGGGATATAATGAAGGGACATTAATCACTAATAACACAAAATAA
- a CDS encoding phosphatidate cytidylyltransferase: MFKHRLISTIVLVPCIITILFLFSTLQLAIVTLFICMISAWEWGKLLHHSPNDQKNWLLLIFILLCVLLKICIHPNKFHFINSIYIIYAILTWWLIAILLIAYYPNSANLWNKSALLCKIFGMLIILPFFWGVLILRQYCYSENYYTGGWLLLYIIGIVWGMDSFSYIIGYKLGRHSPIPKISPNKTWEGYIGAIFIMIVNCFIFSKYIPINIEPSKLYLYSVIIILSSILGDLTESMFKRESGVKDSSQLIPGHGGILDTIDSLYSTIPICACLLLLTT; the protein is encoded by the coding sequence TTGTTCAAACATCGTTTAATAAGCACTATTGTGTTAGTGCCGTGTATTATTACAATATTATTTTTATTCTCCACGTTACAACTTGCAATAGTAACGTTATTTATTTGCATGATAAGTGCTTGGGAATGGGGGAAATTACTACATCATTCTCCTAACGATCAAAAAAATTGGCTATTATTAATATTTATATTATTATGCGTTTTATTAAAAATATGTATTCACCCCAACAAATTTCATTTTATCAACAGCATATATATTATTTATGCGATCTTAACGTGGTGGTTGATTGCAATTTTATTGATAGCATATTATCCAAATTCAGCCAATTTATGGAATAAATCTGCTTTATTATGTAAAATATTTGGAATGTTAATTATTCTCCCATTTTTTTGGGGGGTATTAATTTTAAGACAATATTGTTATAGTGAAAATTATTATACCGGTGGATGGTTATTACTATATATTATAGGTATCGTTTGGGGAATGGACTCTTTTTCATATATTATCGGATATAAATTAGGTCGTCATTCCCCAATACCAAAAATATCACCCAACAAAACATGGGAAGGATATATTGGCGCAATATTCATTATGATTGTGAATTGCTTCATATTTTCAAAATATATTCCAATAAATATAGAACCCTCAAAATTATATTTATACTCTGTTATTATAATATTATCTTCTATACTAGGAGATCTAACTGAAAGTATGTTCAAACGTGAATCAGGTGTTAAAGATAGTAGTCAATTAATTCCTGGCCATGGAGGTATATTAGACACTATAGATAGTTTATACTCAACAATACCTATATGCGCCTGTCTATTATTATTAACTACTTAA
- a CDS encoding OmpH family outer membrane protein, whose product MKTWIHIIIFSLTSHCAFAMNKIAIVNISDIFQQSAQRAIIAKQLEEEFKDRAIELQSIEQNLQQKIHNLQRDSSTMRVSERNNLEKSIMDQREEFSNKAKSFQQDNQLRQTEERDKILNMIQKIVTNVAKREGYELVIDSSAIAYANNIQDITDDILKQVK is encoded by the coding sequence GTGAAAACATGGATACATATAATCATCTTTAGTTTAACTTCACATTGCGCTTTTGCAATGAATAAAATTGCAATAGTTAATATATCTGATATTTTTCAGCAATCTGCACAACGTGCTATAATAGCAAAACAACTTGAAGAAGAATTTAAAGATCGTGCCATAGAGCTACAATCAATAGAACAAAATTTGCAACAAAAAATACATAATTTGCAAAGAGATAGTTCTACAATGCGAGTGTCTGAACGTAATAATTTAGAAAAATCAATAATGGATCAACGAGAAGAATTCTCTAACAAAGCCAAATCATTTCAGCAAGACAATCAACTTAGACAAACAGAAGAAAGAGATAAAATTTTAAACATGATACAGAAAATAGTTACAAATGTTGCAAAACGAGAAGGTTATGAACTTGTTATTGATAGTAGCGCTATAGCATATGCAAATAACATTCAAGATATTACTGACGATATATTAAAACAGGTTAAATAA
- the frr gene encoding ribosome recycling factor produces the protein MINDIMQNTETRMKKCVETFKTQIKKIHTGRISSNILDNIQIKYQAAGTVATPLRYLANIITENPGTLVVTVFDAKMVTLIEKTIIQKSDLNLNISSHGNIIRVSLPVLTEERRHQLIKLVNTESEKTKISIRNIRRSMNEKIKILIKNKMINQDKEYLLQNKIQKSTDTWTKIINKIVENKSTELMHL, from the coding sequence ATGATCAATGATATTATGCAAAATACCGAAACACGCATGAAAAAATGTGTTGAAACGTTTAAAACACAAATCAAAAAAATTCATACCGGAAGAATTTCTTCAAATATATTAGACAATATTCAAATTAAATATCAAGCAGCAGGGACAGTTGCTACACCGTTACGATATTTAGCCAATATTATTACTGAAAACCCAGGCACACTAGTTGTTACCGTATTTGATGCTAAAATGGTTACTTTAATTGAAAAAACTATAATACAAAAATCTGATTTAAATCTTAACATAAGTTCACATGGTAACATTATTCGGGTATCTTTGCCTGTTCTTACTGAAGAACGTCGACATCAATTAATAAAACTAGTAAATACAGAATCAGAAAAAACAAAAATTTCCATAAGAAATATACGCCGTTCTATGAACGAAAAAATTAAAATTCTGATAAAAAATAAAATGATCAATCAAGATAAAGAATATTTATTACAAAATAAAATACAAAAATCAACAGATACTTGGACAAAAATAATTAATAAAATTGTGGAAAATAAATCAACAGAACTGATGCATCTTTAA
- the bamA gene encoding outer membrane protein assembly factor BamA translates to MKKIFLIIFISFNILLILNHTLSYADNQFIIKNIQCEGLQRVPTKLILSHVPFRTKDIINDHDIANTIKILFSTGYFENIKILKNNNTIIIRVKEYPLIANISFLGNQTIKKNILDKNLKLHGIEVGKFFNPQSISKMEEILKNFYYDIGKYNAKIQPTIIHLPNNQINLKILFDEGKTAKVQKINIIGNHQTNFNTLLKLFQLHNNIYGLHIPFKKQYKKKYLLHDLKSLQNFYLNRGFAKFNIDSTHIRLTPNKENVYISIYITEGLQYKISKISVSGNISNFSHKIHTLLKIHPNELYNNQKIQNTIYDIKKFLGTHGYINPNIITELEINDTIKTVKLYLNIDIGKRFYVNKIIFKGNTFTQDPVLRREIYQMENTWINSNFLNHSQKRLNRTGLFEYVKIHTEYIPKIPDMANIIYEVKEHNSGNMNINVGIGTESGINFQCGIQQENLFGTGNAFILNATKNHYQTYTELSITYPYLTINNLGIEGKIFYNNFTANNADLANYGLKSYGMNFSIGFPVNEYNTTNFGLDYMYNHLNNIKPQIIIWRYLNSQGIYPKTFINNKIKNKNETFHNINFTSNDLFFRIDWKHNTLNHSYFPTQGVYSDISGKITIPGSSNKYYKLSLNSTHYIPLYKKSNYWILMGHIHAGYSAGLYGHKNPFYDNFYSGGNNIVRGFRNNTIGPKAAYYICTTDNTTYDSCIIKNSQDAIGGNAITILKGELIIPPPFLSKKYINTIRTSVFIDMGTVWDTYWKNTLSTYAAAIPNYKKATNIRISDGLAIQWMSPVGPIIFSYSKLIKKYTGDKTEQFQFNIGKTW, encoded by the coding sequence ATGAAAAAAATATTTTTAATAATATTCATATCATTTAATATACTACTTATATTAAACCATACTTTATCATATGCCGATAATCAATTTATAATAAAAAACATTCAATGTGAAGGTTTACAACGTGTTCCTACTAAATTAATTTTATCTCATGTACCCTTTCGCACAAAGGACATAATTAATGACCATGACATCGCCAACACAATAAAAATACTATTTTCTACAGGATATTTTGAAAATATCAAAATACTCAAAAATAACAACACAATTATTATACGAGTTAAAGAATATCCATTAATTGCCAATATTTCATTTTTAGGTAATCAAACAATCAAAAAAAACATATTAGACAAAAATTTGAAACTTCATGGTATAGAAGTGGGAAAATTCTTTAATCCACAAAGTATTTCCAAAATGGAAGAAATATTAAAAAACTTTTATTACGATATTGGAAAATATAATGCTAAAATACAACCAACAATCATACATTTACCAAATAATCAAATAAATTTAAAAATATTATTTGACGAAGGAAAAACAGCTAAAGTTCAAAAAATAAATATTATAGGAAATCATCAAACCAATTTTAATACATTACTGAAATTATTTCAATTACATAACAACATTTATGGATTACATATACCGTTCAAAAAACAATATAAAAAAAAATATTTATTACACGATTTAAAGTCACTTCAGAATTTTTATTTAAACAGAGGTTTTGCTAAATTCAACATCGATTCTACTCACATTCGATTAACACCAAACAAAGAAAATGTATATATTTCCATATATATTACAGAAGGATTACAATATAAAATATCTAAAATATCAGTCAGTGGTAACATATCCAATTTTTCTCATAAAATTCATACATTACTAAAAATCCATCCAAATGAACTATATAATAATCAAAAAATACAAAATACAATATACGATATAAAAAAATTTCTGGGAACTCATGGCTATATTAACCCAAATATAATAACAGAACTTGAAATAAATGACACTATTAAAACAGTGAAATTATATCTTAATATTGATATTGGAAAACGTTTTTATGTTAATAAAATAATATTTAAAGGGAATACTTTTACTCAAGATCCAGTGCTACGAAGAGAAATATATCAAATGGAAAACACTTGGATAAATAGTAACTTTCTTAATCACAGTCAAAAACGTTTAAATAGAACAGGATTATTCGAATATGTGAAAATTCATACTGAATATATTCCAAAAATCCCTGATATGGCAAACATAATTTACGAAGTAAAAGAACATAATAGTGGAAATATGAATATTAATGTTGGAATAGGAACTGAAAGTGGAATAAATTTCCAATGTGGAATTCAGCAAGAAAATCTATTTGGAACAGGAAATGCATTTATTTTAAACGCAACTAAAAATCATTATCAAACCTATACTGAATTATCAATAACTTATCCATATCTTACCATCAACAATCTCGGTATAGAAGGAAAAATATTCTACAATAACTTCACTGCAAACAACGCTGACTTGGCAAATTACGGACTAAAAAGTTATGGTATGAATTTTAGTATAGGATTTCCTGTTAATGAATACAATACAACAAATTTTGGTTTAGATTATATGTATAATCATTTAAATAATATAAAACCTCAAATAATAATATGGAGATATTTAAATTCTCAAGGAATTTATCCAAAAACATTTATCAATAATAAAATAAAAAATAAAAATGAAACTTTTCATAATATCAACTTTACTAGTAATGATTTGTTTTTTAGAATCGACTGGAAACATAATACTCTAAATCACTCTTATTTTCCTACACAAGGTGTATATTCTGATATTTCAGGAAAAATAACAATTCCTGGTTCTAGCAATAAATATTATAAATTAAGTCTTAATAGTACCCACTACATTCCACTATACAAAAAATCCAACTATTGGATACTAATGGGTCATATACATGCCGGATATAGTGCAGGATTATATGGACACAAAAATCCTTTTTATGATAATTTTTATTCAGGAGGTAATAATATAGTACGAGGTTTTCGAAATAACACTATCGGACCAAAGGCAGCATACTATATATGTACCACCGATAATACAACATATGACTCATGTATAATAAAAAACTCCCAAGATGCTATAGGTGGCAATGCAATAACTATTTTAAAAGGAGAATTAATTATTCCTCCTCCATTTTTAAGTAAAAAGTACATCAATACAATACGAACATCAGTATTCATTGACATGGGTACTGTGTGGGACACCTATTGGAAAAATACGTTATCTACTTATGCAGCTGCCATTCCAAATTATAAAAAAGCAACCAATATTCGTATCTCTGATGGATTAGCAATCCAATGGATGTCACCGGTTGGACCAATTATATTCTCTTATTCAAAATTAATAAAAAAATATACTGGAGATAAAACCGAACAATTTCAATTTAACATTGGAAAGACATGGTAG
- the map gene encoding type I methionyl aminopeptidase, with protein MPIFIKTSSDIRKMRLVGKCVANVLAMIECYVQPGISTAELDRICSDYIINKQSAVSATLGYRGFPGSICTSVNEVVCHGIPSSKTILNEGDIVNIDVAIIKYGFYADTSKMFFVGTVSPLAQRLCKVTQDSLYLAISMVKPGMRLRLLGKAIQEFVEKQEFSIVKEYCGHGIGRNFHEEPHVFHHDTDDNGVRLTPGMVLTIEPMVNIGNSHTYTLSDGWTVKTKDHSLSAQYEHTIVITNTGCEIITARSE; from the coding sequence ATGCCGATTTTTATTAAAACATCCTCTGATATTCGGAAAATGCGTTTAGTTGGAAAATGTGTTGCAAATGTATTAGCAATGATTGAATGTTACGTTCAGCCTGGCATCAGTACTGCTGAATTAGATAGAATTTGTAGTGATTATATTATCAATAAACAATCAGCAGTGTCTGCTACATTAGGATACCGAGGATTTCCTGGGTCGATTTGTACCTCGGTTAATGAAGTGGTGTGTCATGGGATTCCGAGTAGTAAGACTATTTTAAATGAAGGGGATATTGTTAATATTGATGTTGCAATTATAAAATATGGATTTTATGCAGATACGTCGAAAATGTTTTTTGTTGGTACAGTTTCACCATTAGCTCAACGTTTATGTAAAGTAACACAAGATAGTTTATATTTGGCTATTAGTATGGTAAAACCGGGTATGAGATTGCGTTTGTTAGGTAAAGCTATTCAAGAATTTGTAGAAAAACAGGAATTTTCTATCGTCAAAGAGTATTGCGGACATGGTATTGGGAGAAATTTTCATGAAGAACCCCATGTATTTCATCATGATACTGATGATAACGGTGTGAGATTAACACCTGGTATGGTATTAACAATCGAGCCAATGGTTAATATTGGAAACTCTCATACATATACTCTGTCTGACGGTTGGACTGTAAAGACTAAAGATCATAGTTTGTCTGCTCAATATGAACATACTATTGTAATTACAAATACTGGGTGTGAAATTATTACTGCACGTTCTGAATAA
- the rpsB gene encoding 30S ribosomal protein S2: MITTNISIHEMLEAGVHFGHQTRYWNPKMRPFIFGIRNKIHIIDLEKTLTMFHIALAELQKIALKKGKILFVGTKRAASASVREAAISCNQFFVNHRWLGGMLTNWKTVRQSIKRLKDLESQLKDGTFEKLTKKEKLTLKRELEKLENSLGGIKNMGGLPDALFIIGAAHEHIAIKEANNLGIPLFAVVDTNSNPDGVNFIIPGNDDAMRAINLYLKNVTNVIINISQETH; the protein is encoded by the coding sequence ATGATAACGACAAATATTTCTATACATGAAATGCTGGAGGCTGGCGTCCATTTTGGACATCAAACACGATATTGGAATCCAAAAATGAGACCATTTATTTTTGGTATACGAAATAAAATTCATATTATTGACTTAGAAAAAACATTAACGATGTTTCATATTGCATTAGCAGAATTGCAAAAAATCGCCCTTAAAAAAGGAAAAATTTTATTTGTGGGTACTAAACGTGCAGCAAGTGCTTCTGTACGAGAAGCAGCAATTTCTTGTAATCAATTTTTTGTAAATCATCGATGGCTAGGTGGTATGTTAACTAATTGGAAAACTGTTCGTCAATCGATTAAACGTTTGAAAGACCTAGAATCTCAATTAAAAGATGGCACTTTTGAAAAACTCACAAAAAAAGAAAAATTAACTTTAAAACGCGAATTAGAAAAATTAGAAAATAGTTTAGGAGGAATAAAAAACATGGGAGGATTGCCAGATGCGTTATTTATTATTGGCGCCGCACATGAACATATTGCAATTAAAGAGGCAAATAATTTAGGAATTCCATTGTTTGCTGTTGTAGACACAAATTCAAACCCAGATGGGGTAAACTTTATTATTCCAGGTAATGATGACGCTATGCGTGCTATCAATTTATATTTAAAAAATGTAACTAATGTGATAATAAACATATCCCAAGAAACACATTAA
- the lpxD gene encoding UDP-3-O-(3-hydroxymyristoyl)glucosamine N-acyltransferase produces the protein MFPIELTDLAKQVNGKIYGNNNVTITGIASIQNAQTGHITFLANKKLRHTLSSCKASAIIMTYDNIKFCKTSALVVNDPYLTYTKIAKLIDHTSKPTRIIENSAIIHPNVTLGKNIGIGANAVIETGVTLGNDVIIGAGNFIGKNTKIGSGTHLSANVTVYHNSHIGQYCSIHSGTIIGSDGFGYINNNGQWMKIPQLGKVCIGNHVEIGACTTIDRGALDDTYIHDGVIIDNQCQIAHNVIIGKNTAIAGGVIIAGSVIIGEHCMIGGASVINGHIKICNNVIITGMGMVMRTITEPGTYSSGIPLQTNKVWRKTAILVMNINNINKRIKTLENKFIKKIP, from the coding sequence ATGTTCCCAATAGAATTAACGGATTTAGCAAAACAAGTAAATGGGAAAATATACGGCAATAATAATGTTACTATTACTGGTATCGCTTCTATACAAAATGCACAAACAGGCCATATTACTTTTCTAGCAAATAAAAAGCTAAGACATACATTGTCTTCTTGTAAAGCTTCAGCAATTATTATGACATATGATAATATTAAATTTTGCAAAACATCCGCATTAGTAGTTAATGATCCATATCTTACATATACTAAAATAGCAAAACTTATAGATCATACTTCAAAACCAACAAGAATAATTGAAAACAGTGCAATAATTCATCCAAACGTCACATTAGGTAAAAACATTGGAATTGGAGCGAATGCAGTAATAGAAACAGGAGTAACACTAGGCAACGATGTAATAATCGGAGCAGGTAACTTTATAGGGAAAAATACAAAAATAGGTTCCGGAACACACTTGTCAGCCAATGTTACAGTCTATCACAATTCTCATATTGGCCAATACTGTTCAATACATTCCGGAACAATTATTGGATCCGATGGATTTGGATATATCAATAATAACGGTCAATGGATGAAAATCCCTCAACTAGGAAAAGTATGCATTGGAAACCACGTTGAAATTGGTGCCTGTACTACAATTGATCGAGGAGCATTAGATGATACTTATATACACGATGGGGTAATTATAGATAATCAATGTCAAATTGCACATAATGTTATTATTGGGAAAAATACCGCTATTGCAGGAGGAGTAATTATAGCTGGAAGTGTAATTATTGGAGAACATTGTATGATAGGCGGAGCTAGCGTAATCAATGGGCATATAAAAATTTGCAACAATGTAATAATCACGGGAATGGGAATGGTAATGCGAACCATTACTGAACCTGGAACATATTCATCAGGAATCCCTTTACAAACAAATAAAGTTTGGCGAAAAACTGCAATACTAGTCATGAA
- the rseP gene encoding sigma E protease regulator RseP encodes MVLYIFWNICAFVVTVGILITIHELGHFIAARAFGVTVQRFSIGFGYIFWKYQDKHNTEYVISAIPLGGYVKMLHKNETLTTENCTLTQPATTFEEQTIWRKMIIIAAGPIFNIIFAFIIYWLIFVIGISTYRPIIADIIPNSIFSQYKIPCNSEIKSINNINTPDWESVRWMLFNTITQQKEKNITLDVAPIHSTDNKKYFIDLTNCDYTINTKDIITAVGIIPMPTVITQPIVSKIEKSSAGMKAGLRVGDEIISINEQTIKTWEEFIEHVKHNPDTILYTTIIRKNKTFKLQIKPDKIIKNNVIEGYIGVFPTYVPTSKEYTVTQKFNPIISIKKSIEKVWKIISLTYNVLYKLIIGDIEFNALGGPIAIAQGAKEATKYGMISYLIFLSLISINLGITNLLPLPILDGGYLLLLIIEKIIGKKVSKQIEKYTYPIGILLLILLMCLAIFNDLSKF; translated from the coding sequence ATGGTGTTATACATTTTTTGGAATATTTGTGCATTTGTTGTTACAGTGGGAATATTAATTACAATTCACGAACTAGGACATTTCATAGCAGCGCGTGCTTTCGGAGTTACCGTACAACGTTTTTCAATCGGTTTTGGATATATATTTTGGAAATATCAAGATAAACACAATACAGAATATGTAATTTCAGCTATTCCCCTTGGGGGATATGTAAAAATGTTACATAAAAATGAGACACTAACAACTGAAAATTGTACACTCACACAACCCGCAACAACATTTGAAGAACAAACTATTTGGCGAAAAATGATAATCATAGCGGCAGGACCAATATTTAATATTATTTTTGCCTTTATAATTTATTGGTTAATATTTGTAATAGGAATTTCCACTTATCGACCAATCATCGCTGATATTATCCCAAACTCAATTTTTTCTCAATATAAAATACCCTGTAATTCAGAAATTAAATCTATAAATAACATAAACACCCCTGATTGGGAATCTGTGCGATGGATGTTATTTAATACCATTACACAACAAAAAGAAAAAAATATTACTCTTGATGTTGCTCCTATACATTCTACTGATAATAAAAAATATTTTATTGATCTGACAAACTGTGATTATACAATAAATACAAAAGATATTATTACTGCAGTAGGAATAATTCCGATGCCCACTGTTATCACACAACCAATTGTATCAAAAATAGAAAAAAGCTCTGCAGGTATGAAAGCTGGATTAAGAGTGGGAGATGAAATAATTTCTATTAATGAGCAAACAATAAAAACATGGGAAGAATTTATAGAACATGTTAAACACAATCCAGATACAATTTTGTATACAACTATAATTCGAAAAAATAAAACATTTAAATTACAAATAAAACCAGATAAAATTATAAAAAACAATGTTATTGAAGGATATATTGGTGTATTTCCAACATATGTTCCTACTTCAAAAGAATACACTGTTACACAAAAATTCAATCCGATAATCTCTATTAAAAAATCAATAGAAAAAGTTTGGAAGATAATATCTCTTACATATAATGTGTTATATAAATTAATTATTGGAGATATTGAATTCAATGCTTTGGGGGGTCCTATAGCTATAGCACAAGGCGCTAAAGAAGCAACAAAATATGGAATGATTTCCTATCTGATATTTTTATCATTAATTAGCATTAATTTAGGAATCACCAACTTATTACCATTACCCATCTTAGATGGCGGTTATTTATTATTATTAATAATTGAAAAAATTATTGGAAAAAAAGTATCCAAACAAATAGAAAAATATACTTATCCAATTGGAATACTTTTATTAATACTCCTAATGTGTTTAGCAATATTCAATGATTTATCTAAATTTTAA